GCCGAACTGCGCGAAGGTCGCTCGCTGAATGCCGGAATGGTTCATCTCGTCGATCGATCTGGGCTCGTAGGTGCGACCAGGCCGGTCGCCCTGGTCGCGAAACGGGCGACGCACCGCGTCGCCCCTACTGCATGGCGTCCGCGGACTTGGCGGAAACCCAGGGAATGGACTGCCCAAGCCGGCATCGGTGACGGCTCTCTAATCGACCGGCTACACCGACGCCGGATCGACCTCTCGGAAGAACGAGATGACCGTATCGCCGTAGTCCTCGACGCGCACGCGCGTCAGACGCCCGTAGTAGTCCGCCGGAGCCGCGCGGCGGTCGTGCTCGACGACGACGACGCCGTCCGGGTCGGCGGTATGCGATAAGCCCAGCCGACGCAGCGCCTCGTTCGCCAGGTTCGAGTCATAGGGCGGATCGACGAAGACGACTCCGAACGTCTCGCCGCGCCGCTCGAAGTCCGTCAAGGCGTTGCCTGCGTCCATCTTCAGGACGAGCGCGGATTGCTCGTCGACGCGCGCCTGGCTCAGGTTCCCACGCACGGCGTCGACGCATTCCGCGTGGGAGTCGACAAACGTCGCGTGTCTCGCTCCTCGGCTCAAGGCTTCGATGCCCAGCGCGCCGGAGCCCGCGAAGAGGTCGAGAACCCGCGCCCCGGGCGTGTCATGCCGCAGTATCGCGAACAACGACTCCTTGACGCGATCCGTCGTCGGACGCGCCCGCAGCCCTCTCGGCGCGCGCAGTCGGATGCCCCGGTACTGTCCTCCGATGACGCGCATCGCTCGCTCGCCCAGCCCTCTCAGACGAACCGCTTCGGGTCGATGGGATAGACGCCCCACTCGTCGCGGCACTGCTTCATCGTCAGGATGTTCTCGCGCGACGCGCCCACGGCGAGCGAATGGGTCGAACCCATGATGTAGCCGCCGCCCGGAGCGGCATATCGGAACGCGTAGCGGGCGTCGTTGCGGATGTCGTCAGGGGTTCCCAGGACGAGGTGTTCGTGCCAGATGCCGCCCCAGAGGCACAGATGGTCGCCAACGCGCTCCTTGAGCTTGCGAATGTCCATGCCGCCGCTCTCCTGGATCGCCTCATAGGCGTCGTAGACCTCCGCGAGCTCCTCGATGATGGGCCACGTGTGCCCGCAGCAGTGCTTGAGAACCTTGAGCCCGTGCCGGTGGGCTTCGGCGACGTGCGCCTTGTGCCACGGATAGACCATGTCGCGGTAGATCTCCGGGCTGGCGAGCAGCCCCGTGCTGCTGCCCAGGTCGCCGCAGGGCATGATGCCATCCACGCCGAGCTGGGCGTAGAGCTTCACGTCGCGGATCATCCGCCTGCCCTGGAGCTCGGCGAGCTTCCGGCAGATTTCGGGCTCCAGGACGAGGCTCATCCACTGATCCTCCTCCGTGGGCCCGAAGCCGGGGAAGCCGAGATCGCCCACGGTGACCATGATGAAGTGGGTGTCCTTCATCTCGCGGACGCAGTGGTGGACGAACTCCCACGACGAGTCGTTCGGGTCGCCAGCGGGCTCCTCGGCGAGGCGGTCGATGGCAGCTTGGATGCCCTCGATGGTCGGCGGGCGGTAGCCCTCGGTGTTCCGCTTGAAGGGCATCAGGTCGTGGGTCGTCGCGGAGACGTGGTAGAGGTGCCCGTGGTCGTCGCGGTAGGTGGACTCGTCGAGTTTCTCCATCGGCTTCGGGTGATAGCCCTTGGGCGGAACGCCGCTGCAAAAGACGATGTCCATCTCCAGCGCGCGGACCAGGTCGAGCCGGTCGCGCTTGGTGCACTCGACGATCTCGTCGCGCCGTCCGTCCCAGTACGCCTGTGTCTGGCGCATCTTCGCCTGGACGAGCGTCTCGCGCCCGAGGATGTCCTCATAGACGTTGTAGTCGATGGAATGCTCGCCCCAGGGGATGCGGTCGGGCTCCCGGTGTTCCAACGCCGCGAATACGCGCTCGCGTGGCAGCATCTGTCCCGCTCCTAACGGATGAAGACGCCTCACGACTCCGTTTCAGGAACCTCCGCGCACCTCACCCCGGCGGCGGCACGGAAGAAGCTGGCGTCCAAGAACGCCATCTCCTCGAACCGAAGCGTCCGCCATTCACCAGGATAGCAGAGGTCGCCGAACCGTTGCCACAGGCTCCGGAGCTCGGCGTCCTCGCGTTCGACCCGCCCGCCGAAGTCTCGGTTCGCCGCCTTGTCGGCGTAGACCTGGACCTCGGCGCAGGTTCCGTCGGCGGCGGGTCCCAGCGTGACGTTCAGGAGCACTTCGGGGCACCGCTCCCGCTCCACCGCGAGCGTCTGCCACATGACGTCGAGATGCTCCGCCAGCTTGTCGGGCTTGACCTTCCAGAGATAGATGACACCGTACATGAGCTCTTTCCCTTCTCAGAACAGGAACCGGCACATCGGGCGGATCGCCGAGCCTCCTGGATCGCATAGCCGACTGAGCGCTGGTTCCGCCAGAGGAACGCATCCGAAGCGTCGGAGCGCTCGGAGGTGACGGTTCAGGCTGCTATACTCCGGTTGAGTGGACGGAGCAGATCAGGCTTTGGCGGAGGGAACCACGATGTCACGGAAGATGACGCGGCGCGAATTCGTCGGTACGACGGCGGCTTTGGCGGGCGGCGCGGTCGCGACGGCATACGCGGAGCCCGTGCGCGCACCGCTCCTGCCGCAGCGGGTTCTCGGCAAGACGAACGTTCGAGTCTCCCTGCTGGGACTCGGCGGCGTCGGCTTCCTCACCGACTTCGAGGACAAAGAACAGATCGCCGGGCTCATCCACGAGATCATGGACGCCGGCGTCAACTACTTCGACACGGCTCCCGCGTACGGCAAGAGTGAGGAGAGCCTTGGGCTCGTCATGAGCACGCCGGTCGCCGTCGTCGTTCCGGCGGTGTCGAACCGCGAGCAGTTCCGCGCCAACCTCGACGTTGCGCGTTCGTTCAAGCCGATGTCGGAACCGGAGCGCAACGACCTGATCGCCCGCGTGAACCCTCCGCAGGTGGCATAGCGCGAACCGGCGTTGTCCAAGTCCGTCCCTTCGAGTAGAGTGCCAGACACGCGATACGCACAACCGGATTGTCCACTCAGAGACTGGCAGGAAGGGCCCGCATGGAGTTCCCGACGCCGACATGGGATCACCAGAACAGGGTATTCAACGACTCGCGGTTC
The Candidatus Poribacteria bacterium DNA segment above includes these coding regions:
- the rsmD gene encoding 16S rRNA (guanine(966)-N(2))-methyltransferase RsmD, with the translated sequence MPRRVGRLSHRPEAVRLRGLGERAMRVIGGQYRGIRLRAPRGLRARPTTDRVKESLFAILRHDTPGARVLDLFAGSGALGIEALSRGARHATFVDSHAECVDAVRGNLSQARVDEQSALVLKMDAGNALTDFERRGETFGVVFVDPPYDSNLANEALRRLGLSHTADPDGVVVVEHDRRAAPADYYGRLTRVRVEDYGDTVISFFREVDPASV
- a CDS encoding twin-arginine translocation signal domain-containing protein — translated: MSRKMTRREFVGTTAALAGGAVATAYAEPVRAPLLPQRVLGKTNVRVSLLGLGGVGFLTDFEDKEQIAGLIHEIMDAGVNYFDTAPAYGKSEESLGLVMSTPVAVVVPAVSNREQFRANLDVARSFKPMSEPERNDLIARVNPPQVA